Proteins encoded within one genomic window of Polaribacter sp. NJDZ03:
- a CDS encoding replication-associated recombination protein A, with translation MNEPLAERIRPKTLEDYISQQHLVGKTGVLTNLIKKGIIPSLILWGPPGIGKTTLANIIATESKRPFYTLSAISSGVKDVREIIEKAKKSGGLFTVKNPILFIDEIHRFSKSQQDSLLGAVEKGWVTLIGATTENPSFEVIPALLSRCQVYILNSFDKTDLVALLHRAMEKDELLSTKKITLKETDALLQVSGGDARKLLNIFELLVSEEDEIEITNDLVLAKIQKNTVRYDKTGEQHYDIISAFIKSIRGSDPNGAVYWLARMIEGGEDVKFIARRLLISASEDIGNANPTALILANNTFQAVSVVGHPESRIILSQCAIYLANSAKSNASYMAINEAQNLVQKTGDLSIPIHLRNAPTKLMKDLDYGKNYKYSHNYPNNFVEQEFLPDEISGTKLYEPGNNARENQFREILKNRWKNSYNY, from the coding sequence ATGAATGAACCTTTGGCAGAAAGAATTAGACCTAAAACTCTAGAAGACTATATCAGTCAGCAACATTTAGTAGGTAAAACAGGTGTTTTAACCAATTTAATTAAAAAAGGAATCATTCCTTCATTAATTTTATGGGGACCTCCAGGAATTGGAAAAACTACACTTGCCAATATTATTGCTACGGAATCTAAACGCCCTTTTTATACCTTAAGTGCTATTAGTTCTGGGGTAAAGGATGTACGAGAAATTATAGAAAAGGCAAAAAAAAGCGGAGGGTTGTTTACTGTTAAAAATCCTATTTTATTTATTGATGAAATTCATAGATTTAGTAAATCTCAACAAGATTCACTTTTAGGAGCTGTAGAAAAAGGATGGGTAACCTTAATTGGTGCAACCACAGAAAACCCAAGTTTCGAAGTTATTCCTGCCCTACTCTCTCGTTGCCAAGTATATATTTTAAATTCTTTTGATAAAACAGATCTCGTGGCACTTTTACATAGAGCTATGGAGAAAGACGAACTTTTATCAACCAAAAAAATTACTTTAAAAGAAACAGATGCATTATTACAAGTATCTGGTGGAGATGCTAGAAAGCTTCTTAATATTTTTGAATTATTAGTATCTGAAGAGGATGAAATTGAAATTACCAACGATTTAGTACTCGCTAAAATTCAGAAAAACACTGTTAGATATGATAAAACGGGTGAACAACATTATGACATTATTTCTGCTTTTATAAAATCGATTAGAGGAAGTGACCCTAATGGGGCGGTTTATTGGTTGGCTAGAATGATTGAAGGTGGCGAAGATGTAAAATTTATTGCCAGAAGACTACTTATTTCTGCTTCAGAAGATATTGGTAATGCAAACCCTACTGCATTAATTTTAGCAAATAACACATTCCAAGCAGTTTCTGTTGTTGGCCATCCAGAATCTAGAATTATATTAAGTCAATGTGCTATTTATTTGGCTAACTCCGCCAAAAGTAATGCTTCATATATGGCTATTAATGAGGCACAAAATTTAGTACAGAAAACGGGAGATTTATCTATTCCTATTCATTTAAGAAATGCACCAACTAAATTAATGAAAGATTTAGACTATGGTAAAAACTACAAATACTCGCACAATTACCCAAATAACTTTGTAGAACAAGAATTTTTACCAGATGAAATATCTGGAACCAAATTGTATGAACCAGGTAATAATGCTAGAGAAAATCAGTTTAGAGAAATCTTAAAAAACAGATGGAAAAACAGTTATAATTATTAA
- a CDS encoding rhomboid family intramembrane serine protease: MKEENHLNISKSIFLIPVVYIVAIWFIYWIEIQFDINFNKYGVFPRTFVGFRGVFLTHFIHSNVSHLFNNSIPLFVLLSSLFYFYREVAYKVLLFGGFFTGFITWCIAREAYHIGASGIVYLLFSFVFFSGIIKRHFRLVALSLIIIFLYGSMIWYVLPIKEGISWEGHLSGFIVGFLFAFTFRNKGIIREEHQFIETEFDTLFDEHGNFAPPKVEEELSDESDN, encoded by the coding sequence ATGAAAGAGGAGAATCATTTAAATATATCAAAATCAATTTTTTTAATTCCGGTTGTATACATTGTTGCAATTTGGTTTATTTATTGGATTGAAATACAATTTGACATTAATTTTAATAAATACGGTGTTTTTCCTAGAACTTTTGTTGGTTTTAGAGGTGTTTTCCTGACTCATTTTATACATAGTAATGTAAGTCATCTTTTTAATAATTCCATTCCCTTATTTGTGCTTTTAAGCAGTCTTTTTTATTTTTATAGAGAAGTAGCTTATAAAGTACTGCTTTTCGGCGGTTTTTTTACAGGTTTCATAACTTGGTGTATAGCAAGAGAGGCTTACCATATCGGTGCAAGCGGAATTGTGTACTTACTGTTTAGTTTTGTTTTTTTTAGTGGAATTATAAAAAGACACTTTAGGTTGGTCGCATTGTCTTTAATTATAATATTTCTATATGGAAGTATGATATGGTATGTGCTCCCTATAAAAGAAGGTATTTCTTGGGAAGGACATTTATCTGGTTTTATAGTAGGATTTCTTTTTGCATTTACGTTTAGAAATAAAGGAATTATTAGAGAAGAACATCAATTTATAGAAACAGAATTCGATACTTTATTTGACGAACATGGTAATTTTGCACCACCAAAAGTAGAGGAGGAGTTGAGTGATGAAAGTGATAACTAA
- the rlmB gene encoding 23S rRNA (guanosine(2251)-2'-O)-methyltransferase RlmB, whose amino-acid sequence MTTESTPTTNIFGIRAIIEAIESGSSINKIYLQKGLRGELFYELNKLIKTNNLTTSMVPVEKLDRLSKNSNHQGAVAQISPVEFYDLEELIEKTVESDKTPLFLLLDQVSDVRNFGAIIRTAECSGVNGIIIQKNGSAPVNAETIKTSAGAAFKIPICKVDHIKDAMFLLQASDIKTVAATEKTEDSVYDIDFKQPIAIIMGSEHRGVNPSILKMVDYKAKLPLLGEIASLNVSVACGVLLYEAVRQRIVVGS is encoded by the coding sequence ATGACAACAGAAAGTACACCAACAACCAATATTTTTGGAATTAGAGCCATAATTGAAGCCATAGAAAGTGGTTCTTCAATTAATAAAATATACTTACAGAAAGGACTAAGAGGAGAATTGTTTTATGAATTGAATAAGTTAATCAAAACAAACAACCTTACTACAAGCATGGTGCCTGTAGAAAAGTTAGATCGATTATCTAAAAACAGTAATCATCAAGGTGCTGTTGCACAAATATCTCCAGTAGAATTTTACGATTTAGAAGAATTGATTGAAAAAACAGTAGAGAGTGATAAAACACCTTTATTTTTATTATTAGATCAAGTCTCTGATGTACGTAATTTTGGAGCCATCATTAGAACAGCAGAATGTTCTGGAGTCAACGGAATTATCATTCAAAAAAATGGAAGTGCTCCGGTAAATGCAGAAACAATAAAAACATCTGCAGGTGCAGCTTTTAAAATTCCTATTTGTAAAGTAGATCACATTAAAGATGCTATGTTTTTATTACAAGCATCAGATATTAAAACAGTCGCAGCTACAGAAAAGACAGAAGACTCTGTATATGATATCGATTTTAAACAACCAATTGCCATAATTATGGGTTCTGAGCATAGAGGTGTAAACCCTTCTATATTAAAAATGGTAGACTATAAAGCAAAATTACCTTTGTTAGGTGAAATAGCTTCTTTAAACGTATCTGTTGCATGTGGTGTTTTACTATATGAAGCGGTAAGACAAAGAATTGTAGTAGGTAGTTAG
- a CDS encoding SusD/RagB family nutrient-binding outer membrane lipoprotein, with protein MKKSILIIFAFALVSVSCSDFLDVNDNPNNPPISTPRITLPVAQQSFSSLNARTMTYLGNFLAVNWATPSNWSTNEIYSRYNFTASDFNNIFETSYADIFKNLTYIETYEDPSGTVDYSYYQAISKIIKGFQYQMLVDLYGDVPYSEANLRGDNTTPKYDDAETIYKAVIEDLTAVVGLINNAPVNAQNPESQDIIFGGDMSHWIEFANTIKLRMLVRLSNTGQDAYIASQIATINANGAGFITTDVTSNPGYTTAQFKQNPFYDYFRVEVTAAEQDRGDFTVASEYAITYLTNTNDPRLERLYTSSENADEFKGAQQKTILPGVGFTSKDLAKIGPGLIKTAEGDQIIMSLAEALFIQSEATTRGYISGGDAAAQANYEAAIEASFTQLEVADPIASAQTYYAQTTPSVNWSSSPNKIEAIITQKWVALNGTSSIESWIDLTRTGYPAGLPIPDESNGSRPVRLLYPSSEVSRNNDNVPTLTSNDVFTKNPFWK; from the coding sequence ATGAAAAAATCAATATTAATAATATTCGCTTTTGCTTTGGTTAGTGTAAGCTGTAGCGATTTTTTGGATGTCAACGACAACCCCAACAATCCACCTATTTCAACACCAAGAATAACATTACCTGTTGCACAACAAAGTTTTTCATCATTAAATGCAAGAACAATGACGTATTTAGGTAACTTTTTGGCAGTAAATTGGGCAACACCATCAAACTGGTCTACAAATGAAATCTACTCTAGATATAATTTTACAGCTTCAGATTTCAATAATATTTTTGAAACTTCTTACGCAGATATTTTTAAAAACTTAACATATATTGAAACATATGAAGATCCTTCTGGAACAGTAGACTACTCATACTATCAGGCAATTTCTAAAATTATAAAAGGATTTCAGTATCAAATGCTTGTAGACTTATATGGTGATGTACCTTATTCTGAAGCAAATTTAAGAGGAGATAATACAACTCCAAAATATGACGATGCAGAGACTATTTACAAAGCGGTTATAGAAGACTTAACAGCTGTTGTAGGCTTAATAAATAATGCACCTGTAAATGCTCAAAACCCAGAAAGCCAAGATATTATTTTTGGTGGAGATATGTCTCATTGGATTGAATTTGCAAATACCATTAAATTAAGAATGTTAGTTAGATTAAGCAATACAGGTCAGGATGCATACATTGCTAGTCAAATTGCAACAATTAATGCAAATGGTGCAGGCTTCATTACAACAGATGTAACCTCTAATCCAGGTTATACAACTGCGCAATTTAAACAAAATCCTTTCTACGACTACTTTAGAGTAGAAGTAACAGCTGCAGAACAAGATAGAGGAGATTTTACGGTTGCTTCGGAATATGCAATTACATATTTAACGAACACAAATGATCCAAGATTAGAGCGCTTATACACTTCTTCAGAAAATGCTGATGAGTTTAAAGGAGCTCAACAAAAAACAATCCTTCCGGGTGTAGGTTTTACTTCTAAAGATTTAGCAAAAATTGGTCCAGGACTTATAAAAACTGCAGAAGGAGATCAAATAATTATGTCATTAGCTGAAGCTCTTTTTATCCAGTCTGAGGCTACAACTAGAGGTTATATATCTGGTGGAGACGCAGCAGCTCAAGCAAATTATGAAGCAGCAATTGAAGCTTCATTTACTCAGTTAGAAGTTGCAGATCCTATAGCAAGTGCTCAAACATACTATGCACAAACTACACCAAGTGTTAACTGGTCTAGTTCACCTAATAAAATTGAAGCAATTATAACTCAGAAATGGGTTGCGCTTAATGGAACTTCTTCTATAGAATCTTGGATAGATTTAACAAGAACAGGTTATCCTGCTGGATTACCGATCCCAGATGAATCTAATGGTTCTAGACCAGTAAGATTACTATATCCTTCTTCTGAGGTGTCTAGAAACAATGACAATGTACCTACACTAACAAGTAATGATGTATTTACAAAAAATCCTTTTTGGAAATAA
- a CDS encoding SusC/RagA family TonB-linked outer membrane protein, giving the protein MKTKFNGFLTLLLALIVQISFAQEKTISGTVSDSSGSLPGVSVLIKGTSKGVETDFDGKYTLKAKSGAVLVYRYLGYKTTEKTIGASSVINVTLVEGGEILDEIVVTSLGIKRNAKELTYAATTLKSDEVTQTKSFNVATAMVGKVAGLQINTTNNGVNPSTRVVLRGNRSLLGNNEALIVIDGFPSSRDALDRISPNDITNISVLKGAGAAALYGSEATNGVVLITTKVGSGKLSVEYAGSITIENAAYLPEVQNEFGVGGFPDGTLFPLENVAWGPRYDGRLVDASETLDDGSVWQVPFSPIEDNHKNFFETGITTRHGVTVSGGDDAGSILLSLDQTNTTGIVPKDKYNRTNFRLKATRKYDKLTVGGNLSMFRSHSNVVGEGGRQSRPLYWNIINTPLHLPMEELKNWRTGEFTRNETSYFAFYENPYFIVDTQREKLDITEFNILTNVDYKFNDWLKASLNVGFTSSGQTNKREFGAFDYSFELANTYARMDPYGASTADGSFNSSRFNSDFLLQFEKQVSQDFNLKAILGQNTRITSSKGISISGGDLIIPDFYNVSTRTGDLAGSESTTNYRRVSFYTELTLGYKDYLFLNATGRNDQSSTLPKDDNSFFYYGAGMSFVASSAFPSIVSDKGLSFLKGTLSYTETGNDPGLYQTQGIFFAPGNFPYGSTAGLSQSSQIPAPGLRPEITKSIDAGIEFRMFNNRFSGELAGYKTNSIDQIIPVNISSASGATSARVNVGEVENLGIELNLMGTILRSENFSWDMGVNWSAMKSEVISLDNGVDELDLGGFADAQIIAKVGESYPQIRTTSYLKDDQGRIVVGADGDPIQDSQNQIQGKTTPDYTIGLNTTIKYKNFSLYAVADYRTGHVFYNGLVDALEFTGLSKHSATAGRQPFVFPNSSYADGSGGYTANTNRLTSGGGNAFWTAYNEVKENYVTDATTLKLREVSLSYTFGKDVLEKVGVSNLVLNFYGRNLITLRPKDNVYTDPEFNFTTGNAVGVGTQSQTAPTRQFGMGINVTF; this is encoded by the coding sequence ATGAAGACAAAGTTTAATGGATTTTTAACGCTACTCTTAGCGTTAATCGTGCAAATTTCTTTTGCACAGGAAAAAACTATTTCCGGTACTGTATCTGATAGTTCAGGTAGTTTACCAGGAGTTAGTGTACTAATTAAAGGAACCTCTAAAGGGGTTGAAACTGATTTTGATGGAAAATATACATTAAAAGCAAAATCTGGAGCTGTGTTAGTTTACAGATATCTTGGTTACAAAACTACTGAGAAAACTATTGGAGCTTCAAGCGTCATAAACGTAACCTTGGTAGAAGGTGGTGAAATTTTGGATGAAATAGTTGTTACTTCTTTGGGTATAAAAAGAAATGCCAAAGAATTAACATATGCTGCTACAACTTTAAAAAGTGATGAAGTAACACAAACTAAATCATTTAATGTTGCTACTGCTATGGTTGGTAAAGTTGCAGGTTTGCAAATTAACACGACTAACAATGGTGTAAACCCTAGTACTAGGGTAGTATTAAGAGGTAACAGATCTTTATTAGGTAATAATGAAGCATTAATAGTAATTGATGGTTTTCCTTCTAGTAGAGATGCTCTAGATCGTATAAGCCCTAATGATATAACTAATATTAGTGTTCTAAAAGGTGCAGGAGCTGCAGCTCTATATGGTTCTGAAGCGACAAATGGGGTAGTATTAATTACCACTAAAGTTGGATCAGGAAAATTAAGTGTAGAATATGCAGGGTCTATAACTATTGAAAATGCAGCTTACCTTCCTGAAGTTCAAAATGAATTTGGTGTAGGAGGTTTTCCTGATGGTACTTTATTTCCATTAGAAAATGTTGCTTGGGGGCCACGTTATGATGGTAGACTAGTTGATGCAAGTGAAACTTTAGATGATGGATCAGTTTGGCAAGTGCCTTTTTCTCCAATTGAAGATAACCACAAGAACTTCTTTGAAACAGGTATAACTACAAGACATGGTGTTACAGTAAGTGGAGGTGATGACGCAGGTAGTATTCTTCTTTCATTAGATCAAACAAATACGACAGGTATTGTACCAAAAGATAAATATAATAGAACAAACTTCAGATTAAAAGCAACAAGAAAATATGACAAATTAACTGTTGGAGGAAATCTATCTATGTTTAGATCTCATTCTAATGTTGTAGGTGAAGGTGGTCGTCAAAGTAGACCGTTATACTGGAATATTATAAATACTCCATTACATTTACCTATGGAAGAATTGAAAAATTGGAGAACAGGTGAGTTTACTAGAAATGAAACTTCTTATTTTGCTTTTTATGAAAACCCTTACTTTATTGTTGATACACAAAGAGAGAAATTAGATATTACTGAATTTAATATTCTTACAAATGTAGATTATAAATTTAATGACTGGTTAAAAGCATCATTAAATGTAGGTTTTACTTCTTCTGGACAAACGAATAAAAGAGAATTTGGAGCATTTGATTATAGTTTTGAATTAGCTAATACATACGCTAGAATGGATCCTTATGGAGCTAGTACTGCAGATGGTTCTTTTAATTCATCAAGATTTAATTCTGATTTTTTATTACAATTTGAAAAGCAAGTATCTCAAGACTTTAACCTTAAAGCTATTTTAGGACAAAATACAAGAATCACAAGCTCTAAAGGAATATCAATTTCAGGGGGTGATTTAATTATACCAGATTTCTATAATGTTTCTACGAGAACAGGTGATTTAGCAGGATCTGAATCAACTACTAATTATAGAAGAGTAAGTTTTTATACAGAATTAACTTTAGGGTATAAAGATTATTTATTTTTAAATGCAACTGGTAGAAATGATCAATCTTCTACATTACCAAAAGATGATAATTCTTTCTTTTACTATGGTGCAGGGATGTCTTTTGTAGCATCAAGTGCTTTTCCTAGCATTGTTTCAGACAAAGGACTTAGCTTCTTAAAAGGAACCTTAAGTTATACCGAAACTGGTAATGATCCAGGACTTTACCAAACACAAGGTATTTTCTTTGCGCCAGGTAATTTCCCTTATGGTAGTACTGCTGGTTTATCACAATCAAGTCAAATACCTGCTCCAGGATTAAGACCAGAGATTACTAAATCTATTGATGCAGGTATAGAATTTAGAATGTTTAACAATCGTTTTTCAGGAGAACTTGCTGGTTATAAAACAAATTCTATTGACCAAATAATCCCTGTAAATATTTCTAGTGCATCTGGTGCTACTAGTGCTAGAGTTAACGTTGGTGAAGTTGAAAACTTAGGTATAGAACTTAACTTAATGGGAACAATACTAAGAAGTGAAAATTTCTCTTGGGATATGGGCGTAAATTGGAGTGCTATGAAATCTGAAGTAATATCTTTAGATAATGGAGTTGATGAATTAGATCTTGGAGGTTTTGCTGATGCTCAAATTATTGCAAAAGTAGGGGAATCTTATCCACAAATAAGAACAACATCTTACTTAAAAGACGATCAAGGACGTATTGTAGTTGGTGCTGATGGAGATCCTATTCAAGATTCTCAAAATCAAATACAAGGAAAAACAACTCCAGATTATACTATTGGATTAAATACCACTATTAAGTATAAAAACTTTAGCTTATACGCAGTAGCGGATTACAGAACAGGTCATGTCTTTTACAACGGATTAGTAGATGCTCTAGAATTTACTGGATTATCTAAACATAGTGCTACTGCAGGAAGACAACCTTTTGTATTCCCTAATTCTTCTTACGCGGATGGATCTGGTGGCTATACAGCAAATACAAATAGATTAACATCAGGTGGTGGAAATGCTTTCTGGACTGCTTATAATGAAGTAAAAGAAAACTATGTTACAGACGCAACTACCTTAAAACTTAGAGAGGTTTCATTATCATATACCTTTGGAAAAGATGTTCTTGAGAAAGTTGGAGTAAGCAATTTAGTATTAAATTTTTATGGAAGAAATTTAATTACCTTAAGACCAAAAGACAACGTATACACTGATCCTGAGTTTAACTTTACTACTGGTAATGCTGTAGGAGTTGGAACTCAAAGTCAGACTGCTCCTACAAGACAATTTGGAATGGGTATAAATGTAACATTCTAA
- a CDS encoding RagB/SusD family nutrient uptake outer membrane protein, protein MKQIKFLNIQVDKCFVLLITTMLFISCADLDRDFEDERYLTESHAIENASAGGIIGLQALDGAILSYFRDGESSDDEFGMKAVDLGMDLRSNDMDQSRNTWFGAYNNYDNIILTSNDNDFIWKFFYKIINNSNGIINTIPDDAPQEALNFKYKSYSYRAIAYFYLVRIYQQTKADDSTIAIPLDFGDFVGQPKSTVGEVKKQILDDLTLAYNGLKNFNRSSKQEVDASVVAAYLARYHLTYENWTEAEKFADIAMKVGSISSDVAHGFDELSLSETIWGAEVTAATSEVYATFFSHISQINDGYSGWNHFKTINSNLYDLIPLTDKRQVWFADKQYEPGVILVPGTWTHYNITPKYTSLKFIAQPGPGQFIGDYIYLRNTEFYLTKAEALARQNKDSEAQQLLFDFNSVRDPSYTKSTKTGQTLINEILMYRRIELWGDGVASFDMARNSVGLNRKDNRKNLVMPGADLVIPALDAKMIYQIPLREVDATN, encoded by the coding sequence ATGAAACAAATAAAATTTTTAAATATACAAGTAGACAAATGTTTTGTCTTGCTCATCACAACAATGCTTTTTATTTCTTGCGCTGATTTAGATAGAGATTTTGAAGACGAAAGATACTTAACAGAATCTCATGCAATAGAAAATGCAAGTGCTGGTGGTATTATAGGTCTTCAGGCTTTAGACGGTGCTATTTTGTCTTATTTTAGAGACGGAGAAAGTAGTGATGATGAATTTGGAATGAAAGCGGTAGATCTTGGTATGGATTTAAGAAGTAACGACATGGATCAAAGTAGAAATACTTGGTTTGGAGCTTATAATAATTATGATAATATTATTTTAACTTCAAATGATAATGATTTTATTTGGAAATTTTTTTATAAGATTATCAATAATTCGAACGGTATAATTAATACTATTCCAGATGATGCTCCTCAAGAAGCATTAAACTTTAAGTATAAATCTTATTCCTACAGAGCAATCGCTTATTTCTATTTAGTAAGAATTTATCAACAAACTAAAGCTGATGACTCTACAATAGCCATACCTCTTGATTTTGGAGATTTTGTAGGACAACCAAAATCTACTGTAGGTGAAGTAAAAAAACAAATCCTTGATGACTTAACATTGGCCTATAATGGACTAAAAAATTTTAATAGATCATCTAAACAAGAGGTTGATGCTAGCGTAGTAGCGGCATACTTAGCTAGATATCATCTAACTTACGAGAACTGGACAGAAGCAGAAAAATTTGCTGATATTGCAATGAAAGTTGGAAGCATAAGCAGTGATGTTGCTCATGGTTTTGATGAACTATCATTATCAGAAACTATTTGGGGTGCTGAAGTAACTGCAGCTACATCTGAAGTATACGCAACTTTCTTTTCACATATAAGCCAAATAAATGATGGGTATAGTGGATGGAATCATTTTAAAACTATAAATTCTAATTTATATGATTTAATACCTTTAACAGATAAAAGACAGGTCTGGTTTGCTGATAAGCAATATGAGCCCGGTGTAATATTAGTACCTGGTACATGGACACATTATAATATTACACCAAAGTACACAAGTTTAAAGTTTATTGCTCAGCCAGGACCTGGTCAATTTATTGGAGATTATATCTATTTAAGAAATACTGAATTTTATTTAACAAAAGCGGAAGCTTTAGCGAGACAAAATAAAGACAGTGAAGCTCAACAATTATTATTTGATTTCAATTCTGTTAGAGATCCTAGCTATACTAAATCAACTAAAACTGGACAAACTTTAATTAATGAAATTTTAATGTATAGAAGAATTGAATTATGGGGTGATGGCGTAGCTTCTTTTGATATGGCAAGAAACAGTGTGGGCCTTAATAGAAAAGACAATAGAAAAAACCTTGTGATGCCAGGTGCAGATTTAGTAATACCTGCATTAGATGCAAAAATGATTTATCAAATTCCTTTAAGAGAAGTTGATGCTACAAATTAA